In Gammaproteobacteria bacterium, one DNA window encodes the following:
- a CDS encoding Fe-S oxidoreductase gives MATVQLFVTCLVDAFAPQVGEAVANLLERLGMTVEFPFEQTCCGQPAFNAGFHDVARRMAVHTLQVLDATEGTIVLPSGSCADMIIHHIPDLVADDPDLSETAQRVSARTRELTSFLIDDLGVIDVDATGAGSCTLHHSCHGLRNLGVKSQPEKLIDNVAGMERVELPDATECCGFGGLFALEMPDVSIAMLDRKLDNIEASGAGTVVGGDISCLLHIAGGLHRRGSSVEVHHIAEILAKP, from the coding sequence TGTTCGTCACGTGCCTCGTCGATGCGTTCGCGCCGCAGGTCGGAGAAGCCGTCGCGAACCTTCTCGAGCGGCTCGGAATGACCGTCGAGTTCCCCTTCGAGCAGACGTGCTGCGGCCAGCCCGCCTTCAACGCTGGTTTTCACGATGTAGCACGGCGCATGGCGGTACACACACTCCAGGTGCTGGACGCCACCGAAGGCACGATCGTGCTGCCCTCGGGGTCGTGCGCAGACATGATCATCCACCACATCCCTGACCTCGTCGCCGACGACCCCGATCTCTCCGAGACGGCTCAAAGAGTCTCGGCGAGGACACGCGAGCTCACCTCGTTCCTGATCGATGACCTCGGCGTAATCGATGTGGACGCCACCGGCGCCGGCTCCTGCACCCTGCACCACTCCTGCCATGGCCTGCGAAACCTCGGTGTGAAGTCACAGCCCGAAAAGCTCATCGACAACGTCGCGGGAATGGAACGGGTGGAACTTCCGGACGCGACCGAGTGCTGTGGCTTCGGCGGGCTGTTCGCTCTCGAGATGCCCGACGTGTCTATCGCAATGCTCGACAGAAAGCTCGACAATATCGAAGCGAGCGGGGCCGGCACCGTCGTCGGAGGCGACATCTCGTGCCTCTTGCACATTGCAGGAGGCCTGC